The Syntrophorhabdaceae bacterium genome includes the window AATGGGCTGGGCCGTATCGTGTGGGGAACAGTCTCAGACAAGATCGGCAGAAAGACGTCCATCTTCCTGATGTGTCTGTTTCAGGGCATCATCATGTTCCTTTTCTACAAGATGAGCGGTACCGCTACGACACTTATCATAGGCGCATGCATCATCGGCTTCAATTTTGGCGGGAACTTTGCTCTCTTTCCTGCAATTACGGCTGACTACTTTGGAAACAAGAATGTTGGGCTCAATTATGGATATGTGTTTGTGTCCTACGGTATTGCGGGTGTTCTTGGCCCGCAGATAGCCGGGTTCTTCAAAGACGCAGCCAAGGGGAGCACTGACCCGTCAGTGTGGATCACTCCTCTGATGATCGCCGGAGTGGCATGTTTCGCGGGCGCATTTGTCACGCTGCTCCAGAAGACACCGAAGAAGGCATAGAACCGGAAGGGAAATAGTGCAGATAAAGAAAAGGCGCCGGGCGTATCGGCGCCTTTTCTTATAAATGTTCTTCCAGGGAGGGCCCGCCGGCCTTGCTGTATGGCTGTTGATGAAAGGGCACTGTATTGTCTGCAGCATGCTTTGTAATTGAAAAGAAGTGAGACCCTCCCAGAGCGCTGAAAAAAGATTTCCATTTTTTGTTTCATGATATCGACACGTTACAAATATATGAGGAAATCTGGGGGCAAAATGTGGACATTTTGGCGATTTTCGTCAGATAAGAGAGTCCTCGGAAGGGCGGTTATTTCCTGATAATGCGCAAAAAAGCTCTTGACATAGAAGGGGTAATCGTTTAATATAGCACTGCTTTTTGCGCCATTTATGACCCATATCCCTTTGTAACAAGGGATAATTTTTTTGGAGGTATTGATGCCTACTATTAACCAATTAGTGAGGCTTGGGAGAGAAGCCGTCAAAAAGAAGAGCTCATCTCCCGCCCTGACAAACTGCCCTCAGAAGAGGGGAGTTTGCGTGAGGGTTTATACGACGACACCCAAAAAACCGAACTCGGCATTGAGGAAGGTCGCCCGTGTGAGGCTTACGAACAGTATCGAGGTCACAACGTACATCCCCGGCATTGGTCACAACCTTCAGGAACACTCTGTGGTGCTGATCAGGGGCGGCAGGGTAAAAGACTTGCCCGGCGTGAGGTACCATATAATCAGAGGGTCTCTCGATGCCAGCGGTGTTGCGAACAGGAAGAAGAGCAGGTCCAAGTATGGGGCAAAGAAACCGAAACAATAAATAGGGAGC containing:
- the rpsL gene encoding 30S ribosomal protein S12 — translated: MPTINQLVRLGREAVKKKSSSPALTNCPQKRGVCVRVYTTTPKKPNSALRKVARVRLTNSIEVTTYIPGIGHNLQEHSVVLIRGGRVKDLPGVRYHIIRGSLDASGVANRKKSRSKYGAKKPKQ